TGGGATTCGCGGTTTATGGGAACGAAGCTCTTCACTTCAGCTGTGATCCGGACAGAAGAGAGCTCAACCTTTTCTGTTACAATCAGTTTAGACCTGTAACACCGCAGGTAAAGTTCAAGAAAGCCAAGAGAAAACATTTGAGCACGAGAagtgtcattttgtttttgaaagtCAAACAAGCACATACATAAAAATCAAAAATTGTACTGAATTGACATTATTCTAATATAAGAAGGTGCTCGAAGGAAGCATTTATGTTGTTTTGACCTCACGTGACAGCGCCGCTCTCTTCGCATTTGTTTCCAGGTGTTTTGGGCTCTTCAGCTTGTGACTGTGCTGGTTCCAGGAGCCGTGTTCCATCTTTACGCAGCGTATAAAAACATAGACCAAGAGGACATTCTGGAACGTCCGACCATCACCGTGCTCTACATCATCTCTGTCCTCCTGCGAATCGTCCTGGAGGTGGCAGCGTTCTGGCTCCAGAGTCGACTCTTCGGGTTCCTGGTTCATTCTCAGTACTTCTGTGACGCGAGCTCACTGGACAAGACTTTTAACTTTACCAAGTGCATGGTGCCCGAGCACTTCGAAAAGACCATCTTCCTCAGCGCAATGTACATCTTCACCATCATCACTATGGTTTTGTGTGTGGCAGAGATCTTTGAAATACTGTGCAGAAGACTCGGCTATTTAGCCAATCAGTGACATCATTACATCAAATAACTGATATGGAACATATTTATAAGGAATAAGgtattatttaataacattacaTCCATCCAGGTTTTTCACATTGTGATCTATACCTCAGTTAAAGGCCACACGGCTATAAGGCAGAAAAGTTCTAGGATTCTAGTGTTGCTGTAAGGGGGTCAGGGGTCAAATATGACTTTGGGTAGAATATAATAAACTTTACAATATAGCAATATTTTGCACAATAATAAGTTTGCCGATTGGACTTTTCAGTTGTTTTCTAAGAGTACTGACTGTTGTTGTTGTCCTGGACTTCTCTGTATTATATGTTGTACATTTGTAGATGTGTTTTACTTCCTTCATGACCTCACATGTCTAAGATGGTaccaaaataatttatttctattgcatttttaaaatgtgattcTTAAGCATCTGTAtataaaaatagcatttttgttctaaatataaaaatttagaacaacattttttatttttaataaaaattattttattaaaaataattcagtggcttagtaaatatcacaaaaataaacagctatattaacttaataaaatctttttaaataatttaagtgtttttttttagtggGACATATTAAACAATTGATTGAAAATCCAACAGCTAATTTCTcaaaaatatacataattatttatgattatttaatgaaaagaaataagtttttaattcacaaattatatatttaatacacttaatcttgtttaaaattctaatagaaatatttgagttgctCGGATCTCCTTAATTTTTTtccttacatttatttaatttaaacagtatatttaattaatttcatatctttaaaatgtactcaaaatgtaattttttagtgtaaattgtttcaccaAAAAGATTGAGTAAATCAAACTTAAACTTTAACTATGAGTGTATGTATACACTAAATCAAAgcttataaattatatattaaaattaaacactattctttgtttttattattattattttagtttgagGTAAGAACGTCGTCAACAAGTATTTATAATAGAACTTTAATATCATATTTTCTAAAGGACATCTTTTAATcagaataaaacaattaaatgatAAATCAGCTGCCTTTgtgggcaaaaacaaaacatatcgataaaacattttaaataacacaattaCTAAAATACCTCAAAGTCTTAAATATGTAATactgtaaacatgacatgaaagtTCATTCAGTATAAAGTCAGTTTCACTACTACTTCACCATTTCAGTGTTTGTAACTCCcagactttaaaataaataccaaGAAGTGAAATGGAGCTTTGCGCTAACACTTCACAAATGGGTTCAATATGTTAACATATGCACTGGATTTCatgaacaaaacatttctacaacatttattaatcttataaGTAtacaattgtttattgttagttcattcaAGTTTATATTGCATTGgtgaacatacagtacaccctttttactttaaaaatgttttaatatgtaaaaataGCCAAGATTAATAGATGCTGTAAAAGTATTGTTCAATGCCATTTCATGTTAAATATTCcataaactaatgttaacataCACGACCTTATTATGAAGTGTCACCAGCTTCAATTGCTACTTCACATATCAATATGTTTAACATGAGATAGCACTCATACCTCCTTTAAAGAAATTgaatatgacttagtttcataCATTCAAACAGTCTAATATTCACCATCAacccaaaaaagcaaaaaaaatccttCAGATCATTTACATTTGTATGCTTCAACACTCCTCAAAGCAATTACAGTACATGATAGCAGTCATACGTCTACATGTGCACGTGTGCACACACATAATTGACTAAACACTGGAATGTTGTGCCATAtaataaattcaattaaaaatccTCGTCTAAAACGCTTCAACATAGCTCCGATATTGATGACATGGCATTCAGTCTATCAACTTGCTAGAAAGTGCTTCAGTTAGTCATCTTAACGCATAATACTTACTACTTAGAATATACTATGATATCATACGCAGATCTAGGCCTACATTATAAATTGCTTCTAATGGCATTTTGTTACATACTGTAAGTGCCGAAAACCCTAAAGATTAAAGAAACGAGGTATGGTACATTTAGAAAAATACTATACGGTGAAGACGTTTTCAACAAAAGGGTCGTTAAAAGATTGATAATATTTTTGAAAGCATGTTACGTAATTAAGTTCAAAAGGTGCCAGCGATAATATACAACAGCAAAGGCAACATTATAGGACAGCTGAATGCGATATGCAAACTTTAGCATACGTAATAAGTGCAATCTTTAAAGCAACCACAACACCTCATAATAGTTTAACTTTACAACCATCACAAGTAAGTGCAGAAATGACCGCCTCTCATCGAGCAATACGCAGACGTGTTCTTAAAAGGCACAAAGCAAAGGTCGATGAAGACGATTCCTGTAAGAATGGCAACATTTTGTTACTCAATGTCCTGCAGGAAAACATTGATCTCTCTCTTGCATGTGTTATGTACATGCATCTTATTCAATTAATATTAACAGCTGAGATTATTACGAGAGGCTGAAAGAACGTAGTTTGCGAGTTGCTGTGCATATTCTGCGCATTATTTGATTCTACAGCACAAAAACTCCATAGAATCGTGGTCAGACTGTGAAACAGGAATACATGAATGCAAATGCTTCGGGCTATAAACACAATGtcttgcattttaaaatgcattcccGTTCATCTAAATGTATTTACAGCACCTGGCAGCAGGGAATTTGAGCACTCGATGATTGCCTACTGTAAGACCGCAATTCATAATGACACCCAAGTATGCATTCCCGCAAGGGGTTACGGTATCCTACAGGTCCACAACTGGTGGATTAATCATTAATCATGATGAGGCAACGGTTTAAAGAGATCGTTTGTCGATATGTTCATAGTAAATTACCTGAATAACACATCCGGTTTCATGGCACAgacatttaaaggtacagtaactCTGAAGGGAGGTTGGTTGCCAGCAGAACGATGCAGTTCATACAGTCAGTTTATTCAACATTACTGCACTCGCAATGGGTCGACCAAGCATTCCATCCACGTTTGCATACTTGATGTTTCCGGCCTAAGCTTGAATTCAGTTTCGCTTCTGAATGTGTCCGTACAATGCTAACACATCAACTTTTAGGAGTTTGATCGGTAacatcttcagatgttattctGAGAGACGCGATAGCTTTCGCACAGATGGAGACGCTCTCTTCCTTTTTATCGTCTTTGTTAGGAAGGCTAGCGTGAGGCTCTCCGCGGCTGGCTGATCCAGGATCAGGGACGGGGGCTGAGGTGCGGCCGGAACTAGCCCTTTCTAATATGTTCCCTTGTGGGGGTGATGGGAGGGAATTTCTTTCCCCAGCAGCACCGGGTGTTGATGATGTGGAGGGCATCCTTAACCCTCCAATAGGGATCATTGGAACAGGTGTTGGCA
This genomic window from Triplophysa rosa linkage group LG10, Trosa_1v2, whole genome shotgun sequence contains:
- the LOC130560810 gene encoding gap junction epsilon-1 protein isoform X2; its protein translation is MSLNYIKNFYEGCLRPPTVVGQFHTLFFGSVRMFFLGVLGFAVYGNEALHFSCDPDRRELNLFCYNQFRPVTPQVFWALQLVTVLVPGAVFHLYAAYKNIDQEDILERPTITVLYIISVLLRIVLEVAAFWLQSRLFGFLVHSQYFCDASSLDKTFNFTKCMVPEHFEKTIFLSAMYIFTIITMVLCVAEIFEILCRRLGYLANQ
- the LOC130560810 gene encoding gap junction epsilon-1 protein isoform X1; translated protein: MRRTNSPLGLRLLRPPTVVGQFHTLFFGSVRMFFLGVLGFAVYGNEALHFSCDPDRRELNLFCYNQFRPVTPQVFWALQLVTVLVPGAVFHLYAAYKNIDQEDILERPTITVLYIISVLLRIVLEVAAFWLQSRLFGFLVHSQYFCDASSLDKTFNFTKCMVPEHFEKTIFLSAMYIFTIITMVLCVAEIFEILCRRLGYLANQ